The following proteins come from a genomic window of Planctomycetota bacterium:
- a CDS encoding universal stress protein produces the protein MERILIAVDFSTSSRHVVDTGAALAKRLGAAVVLVHVEPPDLAMASDEVSLETAMVSEASRIQQGHRELQSIAARLKEQGLCVTAHLMQGPPVDRILEEARRSQAQLIVIGTHGHGAVYEALIGSISTGVARKSTCPVMLVPPNR, from the coding sequence ATGGAACGGATCCTGATCGCGGTGGATTTTTCAACTTCGTCCCGTCACGTGGTCGACACGGGGGCGGCGCTGGCGAAGCGGCTCGGCGCGGCGGTGGTGCTCGTGCATGTGGAGCCGCCGGACCTGGCGATGGCGAGCGACGAGGTGAGTCTGGAGACGGCGATGGTGAGCGAAGCCAGTCGCATCCAGCAGGGCCACCGCGAACTTCAAAGCATCGCCGCGCGGCTCAAGGAGCAGGGCCTCTGCGTCACCGCTCATCTCATGCAGGGCCCGCCCGTCGATCGCATCCTCGAAGAAGCCCGGCGCTCCCAAGCCCAGCTCATCGTCATCGGCACCCACGGCCACGGCGCCGTCTACGAAGCGCTTATCGGCTCCATAAGCACCGGCGTCGCCCGCAAATCGACCTGCCCCGTCATGCTCGTGCCGCCCAATCGATGA